The Actinomycetota bacterium genome includes the window AAAGGAGGCACTTGACCCCGATGGCCTGGGAGACTCCCGCTTTTACAGCGCGGAATAGGTTGATCGAAGAGCATGGGTAGATGCCGCAGGGTGCAGAAAACACAGAACAGGGAGCCAAAGATGTCCCATGTCCGGGGCTGACCCCATGTATGATGTCCTACCGGGGATGTACCGGCCGACGGTTGTGGTTGGTTCCTTTCACCTCCCCTCCGTTATCACAAGCCCTAAGCTATGGACCCGGCCTTCCGATGTCTGAAACGTGCCACAGATTTCTATGAGGAGTTAATGATTATGGGTGAAATAGAAAACGGAGAAGCCGAGATTGAGCGATGGAAAGTCGGTTGAAGTTTGGAAAGCGGCAGGAGTTCGCCGTGATCTCGAGACTGCTGAAAGAGGGCTGCGACGTATACCTGCCTCTTGTGGACGAAAGGGGAATCGATTGCGTGATCCGCAAAGACAGGGGCAGGTACCTCGATGTACAGATAAAAGCGCGGTCAGGAAACTGCCGACCCGAAAGCATCGCCGGGTTTCCCGCCTAGAAGGTCGAGGCCAGAAAGGATTACTTGCTCATTTTTTACAGCGAGGAAATGGACAAGTTCTGGGTCGTCCCCTCCACCGAGATCGTTGAGCATGCATACTCCCCAAGAAGCGGAAAACATGTGGGCGAATATTGTCTAACGCTTGCGAAACCCACAATAAAGGCATCGTATTCGACGAAAACTTAAAAATTCGTAGACGCATTTGACCTTTTGAAATAGGATGCCTTTTTGCCGCGAGACGACAGTCGGCCAAACCACGGAAATAGAGAGGGAGCGTGGCGTATGTGGCCCGAATCCAGAAACGAACCTGTCAGTCCGGCAAAGTGATATGTGCTTTCCTTCAAAGATCAACACGGCAAGCGGAGGGAAAAGGTTGCCGGAAAGAGACGCATGGATGCCGAGATGCTAAACGGAGAACGCTCGAAGAGTGATCGCCGGAAACCGTGGTGAGGAAAAAGAGAATCCGAGCTCTGTGGAAACTCATTATGGTAAACAGAGTTTTGTGCGTATTTTTTGCGGGGTGACTTTTTGGCATCCTAAACGAAAGACCAAGCCGGGAAACATGTCCCTTGACCTGGTCTTTTGCTGGTGGCGAGAGAGGGATTTGAACCCCCGACGCCAGGATTTTCAGTCCTGCGCTCTACCAACTGAGCTATCTCGCCGTATATCTCAACTCCCCGGGGGGAGTCATCCCTGGCGGAACCGACGGGATTTGAACCCGCGATCTCCGGCTTGACAGGCCGGCGTGTTAACCTGGCTACACCACGGCTCCGCGTAGATCCCGCGGGGGCGCATCAGCCCCTGCGAAATATATTATAGTAACTTTCAAGCGTGAACAATCACGCATTCTTCCTGGTGCCCCCAGCGGAATTCGAATCCGCGTCACCGCCTTGAAAGGGCGATATCCTAGGCCTCTAGACGATGGGGGCACGTCCTCACGTCGCCTTGCCCTCCCGGGTGCGGCGCCTGTGTTAATAATACCATTGATGCGCCGCGCGGCCCTGATCCGGGCCATAAAGATTTAAGCATCTCTCCCGCCCCATATCAATCCCCTGCGAGCGCTCACTTCATCCTTGCCCCCCGGCGTCCGGCCGATATCCGCCTCGAACGCCGATCCCTGCACCGCCACCCCCGTGCGTTCAACGGCGGTGCTCGGCACGCCTGTGCAGATTCGAGGATCGGACGCATCCGGGTGGGCATGAGCGCGTTCAATGGAGATGCACGGCACGCCGATAAAGCTATGGGGGAACCCCTGCAAGGGAGCGACGCCGGGCAAGCATGGAAGCAGCGGGACTTCCTCAAAGATAGTGTCGGCGGTGAGTCGGTATGGTGCCGGAACCATCCGCCTGGATGAGCCCCTGAAAAGGATTTCCCCTGGAAGGGAGTACCGCCGGTCGAGCAGAAATGCGGAGCCATGGAGCAGGCCGAGGAGCGTAAAGACGAGGAACAGGCGGCCGGGGGCGCAGACGCCGAGAAACTCAAGCCGGTGGTGGACATCTTCTCGCGCCTCTCGGTGGCATGCAAGTCGCGTTCCCTGTATTCAGCCGACCACCCCGCGGCCAGGGACGCCGTGGCCCTCTTGCACGCGGTGATGGAGGACTCCCTGGTGCACCTCCCCCGCGTCAGCGTGCAGGTGGTCAAGGACAACCTGGTCTTCGAGGGGCAGGTGGTGGGGAGCGGGTCGGAGAGCCTGCGCCGCCTCGCCTCCCGCATCCGCTTCCTCAACATCCAGGAGATCTCCCTGGCGGCGGGCGCCTCCCTCGAGGAAGCGGAGGCCTTGGTGGAACTCCTGGTCACCGACCCCGAGGAGGTGGACGCGGCGGGTGGGCCGGAGGCTTTCCTCATGACCAGGGGAGCGGCGAACGTCGCGGTGGTGGAGAGCGCCTCCGCACGTGCGGAAGAGGAGGCCCCGGACTCGGCAGGCCTCCTTCCCGCCGTGGAAGCAGAGGAGGACACCAAGGCCCGCGAAACCATCCCGGAGGAGGTCGAGGACCTGCTGGAACTGCTCCTCTACCCCGAGGAACTGGCGCGCAAACTCATGGGCCTGGGCGACGAGGACGGCTCACCGCTCTCCGGCGCCGAGCTTGCCGATGCCATCTTCAACTTCCTGGAGGGCGCACTGGCCATGGTGAGCAGGGACTTCCCCCAGCTGGAAGCGACATGCCTGCGCAGCGTGGCGGAATCCATCCTCTTCCTGCGCGCCGAGGTGCGCAACCTCCTCCTGGTGAGAAACATGTTGCCCCGGCTGAGCGCGAAAAGCACCAGCTCGGCGGTGCTGTTGCAGTTCAGTCCCCAGGAGATAGCCGATCTCCTCAGCCACTTCTTCCCCTCCGTCCCGGAGCTTACCCCCCGGGCCGGCGCCATCCTCAGGGCGGCGGGATTCCGCGAAAGCGAGGTACGGAAGGCGCTGCGCCTGCTGCACGAACGGCTGGTGGACCTCGGACAAGTGCCGGCTGAGCTATTGCCATCCCTCCCGGGAGAAAAAGGCGAGGAAGGGGAGGAGACGCGCCTACGGCTCCCCCAGCTCGACGAGATGCAATCCATCCTCGGCGAATACAGAGAGGAAGAGCTGGAACAGATACAAGCCATCTCGCGCTTCGATCCCACGGCGGAGATGGCGCAGGAGACCACCCCCATGCTCATCGACCTCCTGCGCCGAGGGGGCAGCCTCCTTAACCCGGGCAAGGCGGTGGAGCTGCTGCAGCAGAACTTCTGGTCCCTGGCCATGTCGGGCAGGCTGGACCTCGCGGCCATGGCGCTCCAGGGCACCAGCGAGGTCCTGAGTCACGGCGACCCGGCGCTGGACCCCTACCGCTCAGACCTGCGGCGCATGATCGAGGAAGCGGCCGCCGAGAAGGTGATGCAGCGCGTGATCCAGCTCGCCTGCGAGAACCGCGGCGACCCCCGCTCCCTCGAGGGCCTCAAGGACTACATGGCGGTGCTGGGAGAAAAAGGGATCTCGGCCATGGTGGAGGCTCTGGGAGCGGAGGAGGACATGTCGGTGCGCAAGTTCATCATCGACACCCTCACCGCGCTGTGCCGTGACCGCGTATCCCTCCTGGGAGCCCATATCAGGGACCCACGCTGGTTCCTGGTGCGCAACCTAGTCACCGTCATGGCCCGCCTCCACAGCCAAGAGACCCTGCCTTTCCTGCGCGTCACCCTCGAGCACCCCAATCCCAAGGTGAAATACGAGACCATCCGCGCCCTGGGCCTGACCGGGGGCAGGGAGGCCTCCGACCTGCTGGTGCGGGGGCTGCGCGATCCGGACGAGAAAGCCCGCGTCCTGTGCATCCGCTGGCTGGGGCGGCTGCGGGAGACCCGGGCGGTGGGGGAACTGGTGAGCATGCTCGAGGACCGCGAGCCGGGCGCGGAGAGCCCCGCCATCAAGAAGGAGATCGTCGTCAGCCTGGGAGAGATGGAGGCGCCGGAGACCTTCGAGGTCCTGAAGAAATACCGCACCCGGCAGAAGCTGCTCAACCGTGCCGAATGGCTGGAGGTCAACCTGGCGGCGGCGGAGGCCATGGAACGCCTGACAGCGAAGTTCCCGCACCTGAGGAGGATGGCGTGAACGAGGAGACGAAACAGGAGGAAGCGGCCCGCAAGGAAGGGGTACTGGAATACTTCCATTACCGCGGGAGCCTGGAGAGGGCGCGGGAGGTATTGAGGCTCTTCCAGGCCGCGAAGAAGGCCGCTTCCATCTATCCGCCCCATCACGAGATGTGCCTGCATGCCTTCGGCGAGTTCATGCAGGGATTCCGCGATTTCCTGGCACGGCGCGAGAGCTTCTCCCTGCAAGTGGTGGGAGAGGAGTTCTTCTTCGAGGGGCGGCTCATGGCGCGGGAGAGCGTCCTCTACTATCCCCTGATCAGGGAGTTCCAGGAAAAGGGAGTCGGAGGCCTTTACATCTCCGGGGGCCTGGAGGTGCAGGAGTTCACAGACTTCCTCTACCTACTCAACCGCAGCGCCGAGGAGCTGCGCGCCAGGGGCGGCCTCAAGCGCCTCATGGAAGCCGCGGGCATCGCCAGCATAACCATCGACGATCCGGGGACCTGGAAGGAGAAACCGCCCGAGAGCGTGGAGCGCGCCACGGCGCGGGAGGAATACTACGAGGCCGTGAACGTCATCCGTGAGCTGGCCGACCAGGTGGTGAGCAACCGGCGCCTCTCCACCGGCAAGGCCAACCGCATGGTGGGGGTGATGCTGAACCGCGTGGGCGAGAACCGGTCCGCCGTCCTGGGTCTCGCCACCATCAAGAGCTACGACGAATACACCTCCTTCCACTCCGTGAACGTGCTCATCCTCTCCCTGGCGCTGGGCTCCATGCTCCCCCTCGACCGCAGCGCGCTGATGATCCTGGGCACGGGAGCCCTGCTGCATGATCTGGGAAAGATTACCATCCCACAGGGGGTGCTCACCAAGACCGGTCCCCTCACCGCGCAGGAATGGGAGATGATGCGCGACCACCCCGCCCGCGGAGCGGACATCCTGCTGGCCCAGCCGGGCGTGCATCCCCTCTCGGTGATGGTGGCCTACGAGCACCATGCTCGCTACGACCTTACGGGGTACCCCAGGATCGGCGGCAAGGAGCTCCCGGGGCTTTTCTCGCGCATCGTGCAGGTATGCGACGTCTATGACGCCATGACCACCACCAGGCCATACCAGAGGGCGCGCACACCCGACCAGGCCATGCGCGTGCTGGTCAAGGAGATGGGGGCGACCTTCGACCCCCTCCTGGTGAAGGTGTTCATCGACATGATGGGGGTATATCCCGTTGGCACCCTGGTGCGCCTGGTCACCGGCGAGACGGCGGTGGTCTACGAGGCGGTGGGAGACGACGCCGCCTGGCCGAGGGTGAAGGTGATAAGGGACGCGGAGGGGGGAGAGATCGAGCCCCGCATCATGGACCTGGCCCGCCTAGCGGAGAAGGTCGGCGAGGGCGGGCGCGCCATCCTGGAATCCCTGCACCCCGAGGACGCCGGCATCAACCCCCAGGACTATCTTTGATCAGCGGGGTCAGATCTTCATTCTTCGGTCACGCTTATCAGGGTCCGCGCCAGAGGATGCGCACGCGGGCGAATAGTACCGCGGACAACGCCACGCAGACCATGGCCAGTATCCAGGCGCCGTTATAACTTCCCGCGTGGTCGAAGATGAAGCCCGTGAGGTAAGGGCCCGCGGCTCCTCCCAGCGCCCCGCCGGTGGTCACCGCCCCGAAGATGGCCCCCATATTGGCCTTCCCGAACACCTCGGCGCAGACGGCGGGGATCACCGGGCCGTAGGCGGCGAACCCGAAGCCGAAGACGGCGGAGAAGAGCATCAGCGACCAGATATTGCGTACCAGCATCAACGTCACCAGGCCGAGGAAGAGGAAGGCCACGGAGGGATAGAGCGCCGCCTTTTTCTCCCGCGTGCGGTCCGATAGCCACCCGAAGAAGAACCTTCCCAGGATGGATGTGGCGCCGAACACCGTCACCGACCAAAGCGCCCATCCCTTGTCTATGCCGCGGTCGGTGGCGTAGGGCACCATGTGGAACTGCACGCCGTAGAGGGCGATGACGATGAGCACGAACCCCGCGAAGAGCAGCCAGAAGGAGGGGGTGGTGACGGCTTCCCGCAGGGTGAGGCCACCCGGCGCCGTCCCTGGGGCACAGCCTTCTCCCTCCGCCGACACCGGGGCCGGGAGACCTACGCCCGTCCCCAGCCCGTCCCCGTGCTCCGTTCTGTCGCCGCCCTGCGCCTCTATTTCCCCGGGCGACGGTGGAGCGAGTCCGGGCACTTCCCATTCCCCGAGCGCCGGGAGTCCGTGTCCCGGGCCTGCTCCCTCCCCCACGCCCGATGGCGTCCGTTCCCGCTCCTCGGCGGGTTGCCCGCCTCCCGCGGACATTCCCTCCTCCCATGGCGGCGCGGGCACACCGTCCCCTGCGCCGGGCTCCTCTCCCCCGCATTCTCCCGGTATCCCTCCGCGCAGGAGCAGCGCCGCCGGCACCGCGAGGGCGGCTGCGATATATCCCAGGAACTGGAAAGCGCCCCGCCATCCCCAGTGCGCCTGCACGAGACCCGTGAGGCGGGGCAGCACCATGGTGCCCACGCCGATCCCCACCGTCGCCACCCCCAGCGCCGTGCCCAGGCGGCGCCGGAACCACATGGCCACCGAGGTGTTGGAAGGCACCAGGCCGATGCCGTTCCCGCCCACGCCGAACACCACCCCGAACCAGAAGATAAGGGCGGCGAGGCTCCCGGCGCGGGAGCACATCCACAGGCCAGCGCCGGAGACCAGGGCGCCTCCGGCCATCACCCAGCGCGGCCCGTAGCGGTCCACCAGTCTCCCCGTCACGGGGGCCAGGAAGGCGTAGATCATGATGCACACCAGGAAGGGGAGGGAGACGGCCCCGCGCCCGATGCCGAGGTCATCGGCGACCTCCTTCACGAAGATCGTCTGGGTGCCGCGCACGCCGTAGTTGACGAACATCACCATGAAGGCGACGCCTACCACCACCCAGCCGTAATAGAGGCCTCTGCGGGCTCTTTCCACCCTCTCCCCTCTCATCTCGCCCGGCGCAGGCTGAAGTCGCGCAGCACCGCGGCGGCGTCCACCGCTTCCTCGGCGTCGTCGAAGATGGGGAGGCTCACGGTGCGCCGGGCGTTGTAACGCACGTCCCCCGTGGCCAGGAGGCTGAAGACCAGGGGCTTGTCGTGCTTGCGGACCAGTGCCTCGAGGTCGGGGAGGATGTTCTTGCGCAGCCCGTGGATGCCCCCCGTGCTTACCTCGCCGGAAGCCATGCGTGAGATGAGGAGCATGATCACGCCGTCGATGAAATCTTGCTCCATGAGCCGGTCCACGATATACACCCTGGCCTCCGCGTCATGCACGTCGCCGAGGTCCACGGGGTTGGTGATGTCTATGACCCCCGCCCGTAGGTGCTCCTTGATATCTGCGACCAGTGAAGAGGGCAGGGGCGGGAAGACGAAGCCTCGGCGCGCGCACTGGTCCGAGGCCAGCACCAGTATTCCCCCGGTGGGCGAGACCAGGGCGACGCGGTTGCCGCGCAAAGGAGGAAGAGAGAAGACCTTGGCATATCCTGCCAGCTCCGCCAGACGCCCCACGCGCCTGATGCCCGCCTGGCGCAGGGCTCCGTCGAGCACCGCGTCGTCGTTGGCGAGGGCTGCGGTGTGGGAGCGGGCGCTCTCCCGCGTCAGGGGCTCCACGTTCGCCTTGTAGAGGAGGACCGGCTTGTCGATACCGCGCGCCGTCTCCAGCAGCTCCCTCCCCCGCTCCACGTCCTCGAGGTACATGCAGATGACCCGGGTGGCGGGATCGCGCCCCAGGTACTGGAGGTAATCCACCTCGTCCAGGTCCGTCTTGTTCCCTATGCTCACGAACTTTGCGAAGCCGGTGTTCTCGTCCTTGAGGCGGGCGAGGAGATCGAGCCCTATGCCCCCACTCTGGGCTATTATGCTCACGCTTCCGCGCGGGAGGTCGGGGGGGATGGGCACGAAGGGCAGGCATAGCCCGGTGTGGGCGTTGATCACCGTGAGGCAGTTGGGACCGACGAAACGGATGCCGTGCCTGCGCGCCGCTGCCACCAGGGCATCGCGCAGTTCGCTCCCTCCCTCCGCGAACTCCTCGAAGCCCCCCGAGGGGATGGCGAGTCGGGTGATGCCCCTGCGGCCGCACTCCTCCACGATGCCCGGGACCGCCGGGGCGGGCACGATGACCACCCCCAGGTCCACCGGCTCCGGGAGGTCCGAGACGGAGGTATAGAGACGGTGGCCGTAGGCCTCCCCTCCTTTGGGGTTGACGCAGTAGATGCGCCCTCCGTATTCCCAGGCCATGAGGTTCTGGAGGATGTAACCGCCGAGGTTGCCGGGACGTTCGGAGACTCCGACTACGGCTACGCTCTGCGCCTCGAATATCCTTTCCATGGCGCATAAATTATAGCATCGCGGGGGACCTCCACCGCGCGGGAGGGCGGATCATGCGTGACGGCAGGCATCCGTGAGGAAGCACCCACCCTGCACCCGGCCGCAAGACCCATTCCATCGGAGTCCTGCCTCCCGGCCTCCTGAGAGTTTTCTTCCCAGATCGCGAAGATCCGCTTCGTAACCGTCGCCCGGGGGCAGCGAATGCCTTTTCCCGTTCCGGCCACGACCACCACCCCTCAGGCCGCGGGGTGTATCCGGCGCCGGGTTGCACGGGGGCCCCTGACGTCTCCTGTCCGGCCATACCGCTTTTTCGCCGCCGCTCCCGGCTATATAATGTATGTGGGCCGTTAGCTCAGTCGGTAGAGCACCGGACTTTTAATCCGGGTGTCCTGGGTTCGATTCCCAGACGGCTCACCAGTAAAAGACCAGGTCGTGGCACAGGTGACCCGGCCTGGTTTTGCTTCCATCGTGATTCTGGCACGGCAGGTGCGGGAGGTCAGGGCTTGGAGTGCCGCAAGTGCGGGGCGTGCTGCATCGCCCTCTCCATATCCTCCCTCGACAAGCCCGCGGGCGTAAGGTGCGAGCACCTGACGACGCAAAACCTATGTGGGCTATGGGGAAAGCCGGAGCGGCCCGAGGTTTGTGCCGTTTACCGGCCGGACCCCCTGTTCTGTGGCGGCTCCTTCCGGGAGGCCATGGAACTGATGCAGGCCTTGGAGGAGGGCTAGCGGCGGCACGCGGCGTCATGGGGACCGAAAGGAGCGGCCCGAGGTTTGTGCCGTTTACCGGCCGGACCCCCTGTTCTGTGGCGGCTCCTTCCGGGAGGCCATGGAACTGATGCAGGCCTTGGAGGAGGGCTAGCGGCGGCACGCGGCATTGGACGGGGGGTCAGGGCGGAGAGGTTCGAGGGGTGGTCCGACTACCGGACGGATAAGTGGGGCGCCGCTTGCCGCCTCATGGCGGACAAGATATCGATACGAACCTTTCGGAAGACGCCTGGCATGGCATCGGGTCTTCTGCGGCATCGTGCGTCTGTCAAGGCATCGTTCGAATACGGCAGAAGAAGCGCGGCACGATGCCGGTCTTCATACAGCGCCAAGCAGCGGACACGATGCAGATATGTCCCATGTCCGGGGCTGACCCCATTGTCCCGCTTTCGGTGGATATGAATCTCTGTCTGTATTATCCTGGTGATACCGTAGCATAGTGACAGCTCCGCTCATAACCTCGATACACTACCGCAACGCCGCAGCACCGACGCCGGAGACATATCCACCCGCCCCGGGGCGGGACGTTAGGAAGGGAGGGTGAGCATGAGCGTCACGGCCGAAAAGAGCCTCTCCGGCCTCTTGAGGGCGCTGCCGCCGCTGCTGCGCATGGAGGAGACCAGGGGCCTGGGGCGCACCTTCAAGCAGCAGTGGGGAGGAGGGCGCAACACCTGGCTCATCGTATGGAAGATCCTCTCAGGCGGCCAGGGGCTCCTGAAGAACCTGCGAGACCTGGGTAAGGTGAAGGTGGGCAAGGTCGTCCCCAACTGGTCCCTGGGCATGTGGGAGGTGTTCGGCGACCGCGAAGCCGTGGTGGACGGCGAGCAACGGTATACCTACCGCGAGCTCAAGGACCGCGTGCTCAGGCTCGCCAACGCCCTGCAGGCGCTGGGGGTCAAGCCCAGAGACCGCGTGGCGGTGATGATCCATAACGGCGCCCCCTTCCTGGAGATCCTCAACGCCACCAGCCTCATCGGCGCCCCCATGCCCTTCGTGAACTGGCACCTCAAGGGCGAGGAGCTGCTCAAGACCATCAACCTCAGGAAACCCCGGGCGTTCATCTTCGACGCCGATTTCCTGCCCGAGGTCATGGGCATCCGCGAGGGCCTGGAGGGGGTAGAGCACCTGGTGGTCATCGGGGGCGAGGCGCTGCCGGATACGCGCTCCTACGACACGCTCATCGCCGGCTATCCCGCCACGCGTCCGGAGATGAACTTCCTTGCCTCCCTCAACCCCTACACCGGGGGCACTACCGGCATCCCCAAGAGCTCCAACCTCTACGACAGCCTGAGCTTCGCCCTCTCCGACCTGGCGGAGGCGCCGCGCGAGACCTTCGAGAACTTCCTCCCCTATACCTCGCGCGCCTTAAGCTATTTCTATTGGTTCGGTGGAGACCGTATATGCGACCCCGTCTCCAGGAACATCCGCACCCTCATCGCCACCCCCGTCTACCACGCCGGCACCGCCGCAGGATGGGCTCCCTGCTTCCTGCTGGGAGCCACCGGGGTCTTCATGCGCAGGTTCGACGCCGAGGAGTGGCTGCGCCTCATCGACACGGAGCGCATCAACTGGGCCTTCGTCGCCCCCACCATCCTCCAGAGGGTCCTCGCCCTGCCGGACGAGGTGAGGAGGAAATACGACCTCTCGCACATGCGCTCCCTCATCTGCGCCGCCGCCCCCTGCCCCCCGCAGGTAAAACGGGACATAAACGCCCTGTTCATGCAACAGGGAGCGCCGGGGCCCGTGTTCAGCGAGTACTACGGGAGCTCGGAGACGGCCATCATCACCATCCTGTTACCCCAGGACTACGAGGAGAAGCCGCAGCGCATCAACAGCGTGGGCAAGGCGCGCTGTGGTGACCTGGGCATCTATATCGAGGAGGAAGGCAGGTGGGCGAAGCCCCAGGAGGTGGGCAAGGTGATGGGGCGCACCGCATCCACCCTCACCCTGCGCTATCCAGGCTCCGAGGAGAAGCTGCACGAATCCTTACGCATCATCGATGGAAAGGAATGGTACGACGACGGGCTGCTCGGGTACCTGGACAAGGACGGTTTTCTCTACCTCACGGGCAGGCTCAAGGAGATGATCATCACCGGCGGGGTGAACATCTATCCCCTGGAGATAGAGGGGGTGATCCTGCGTTACCCCGCCGTCTTCGACGCCGCGGTGGTGAGTATGCCACACCCCGACCTGGGCGAGGTAGCGGTAGCCTGTGTGCAGCTGCACGAGGGGGCGGAGGCGAGTGAGGAGGAGATCCTGGCTTTCTGCCGCGAGTATGGCCTGCACGGCTACCTGCTCCCGGCCAAGGTGGAGATACTGGAGGAGCTCCCGCGACACATCGACGGCAAGATCATCAAGCGGGAGCTGGAAAAACGCTACTGGAAGGACGTGGAAAGAAAGGGCTGAGAGAAAAGGGGGAGGTTACATGGAGCTCAGGGAAGTGGTGGTGGTTGAGGCGGTGCGCACGCCCACCGGCAGATCCGGCTGGGCGGGGGCGGCGAAGGGCGGGGCGTTCTCCAACGTTTCGGCCCAACACCTGCTGGCGACCGCCCTGCGCGGGCTGGTGGACCGCGTGAAGGAAAGGGCCCCGGGCTTCGAGGAGGCGTCCATCGAGGACGTGGCGGTGGGCTGCCTGAGCCAGATCGGCGAGCAGGGCCTCAACGTGGGCCGTATCGGGGTACTCGCCGCCGACCTCCCGGAGGAGGTGGCGGGATGGACCTGCAACCGCTACT containing:
- a CDS encoding YkgJ family cysteine cluster protein; this encodes MECRKCGACCIALSISSLDKPAGVRCEHLTTQNLCGLWGKPERPEVCAVYRPDPLFCGGSFREAMELMQALEEG
- a CDS encoding MFS transporter codes for the protein MRGERVERARRGLYYGWVVVGVAFMVMFVNYGVRGTQTIFVKEVADDLGIGRGAVSLPFLVCIMIYAFLAPVTGRLVDRYGPRWVMAGGALVSGAGLWMCSRAGSLAALIFWFGVVFGVGGNGIGLVPSNTSVAMWFRRRLGTALGVATVGIGVGTMVLPRLTGLVQAHWGWRGAFQFLGYIAAALAVPAALLLRGGIPGECGGEEPGAGDGVPAPPWEEGMSAGGGQPAEERERTPSGVGEGAGPGHGLPALGEWEVPGLAPPSPGEIEAQGGDRTEHGDGLGTGVGLPAPVSAEGEGCAPGTAPGGLTLREAVTTPSFWLLFAGFVLIVIALYGVQFHMVPYATDRGIDKGWALWSVTVFGATSILGRFFFGWLSDRTREKKAALYPSVAFLFLGLVTLMLVRNIWSLMLFSAVFGFGFAAYGPVIPAVCAEVFGKANMGAIFGAVTTGGALGGAAGPYLTGFIFDHAGSYNGAWILAMVCVALSAVLFARVRILWRGP
- a CDS encoding HEAT repeat domain-containing protein, with protein sequence MEQAEERKDEEQAAGGADAEKLKPVVDIFSRLSVACKSRSLYSADHPAARDAVALLHAVMEDSLVHLPRVSVQVVKDNLVFEGQVVGSGSESLRRLASRIRFLNIQEISLAAGASLEEAEALVELLVTDPEEVDAAGGPEAFLMTRGAANVAVVESASARAEEEAPDSAGLLPAVEAEEDTKARETIPEEVEDLLELLLYPEELARKLMGLGDEDGSPLSGAELADAIFNFLEGALAMVSRDFPQLEATCLRSVAESILFLRAEVRNLLLVRNMLPRLSAKSTSSAVLLQFSPQEIADLLSHFFPSVPELTPRAGAILRAAGFRESEVRKALRLLHERLVDLGQVPAELLPSLPGEKGEEGEETRLRLPQLDEMQSILGEYREEELEQIQAISRFDPTAEMAQETTPMLIDLLRRGGSLLNPGKAVELLQQNFWSLAMSGRLDLAAMALQGTSEVLSHGDPALDPYRSDLRRMIEEAAAEKVMQRVIQLACENRGDPRSLEGLKDYMAVLGEKGISAMVEALGAEEDMSVRKFIIDTLTALCRDRVSLLGAHIRDPRWFLVRNLVTVMARLHSQETLPFLRVTLEHPNPKVKYETIRALGLTGGREASDLLVRGLRDPDEKARVLCIRWLGRLRETRAVGELVSMLEDREPGAESPAIKKEIVVSLGEMEAPETFEVLKKYRTRQKLLNRAEWLEVNLAAAEAMERLTAKFPHLRRMA
- a CDS encoding HD-GYP domain-containing protein, translating into MNEETKQEEAARKEGVLEYFHYRGSLERAREVLRLFQAAKKAASIYPPHHEMCLHAFGEFMQGFRDFLARRESFSLQVVGEEFFFEGRLMARESVLYYPLIREFQEKGVGGLYISGGLEVQEFTDFLYLLNRSAEELRARGGLKRLMEAAGIASITIDDPGTWKEKPPESVERATAREEYYEAVNVIRELADQVVSNRRLSTGKANRMVGVMLNRVGENRSAVLGLATIKSYDEYTSFHSVNVLILSLALGSMLPLDRSALMILGTGALLHDLGKITIPQGVLTKTGPLTAQEWEMMRDHPARGADILLAQPGVHPLSVMVAYEHHARYDLTGYPRIGGKELPGLFSRIVQVCDVYDAMTTTRPYQRARTPDQAMRVLVKEMGATFDPLLVKVFIDMMGVYPVGTLVRLVTGETAVVYEAVGDDAAWPRVKVIRDAEGGEIEPRIMDLARLAEKVGEGGRAILESLHPEDAGINPQDYL
- a CDS encoding AMP-binding protein, giving the protein MSVTAEKSLSGLLRALPPLLRMEETRGLGRTFKQQWGGGRNTWLIVWKILSGGQGLLKNLRDLGKVKVGKVVPNWSLGMWEVFGDREAVVDGEQRYTYRELKDRVLRLANALQALGVKPRDRVAVMIHNGAPFLEILNATSLIGAPMPFVNWHLKGEELLKTINLRKPRAFIFDADFLPEVMGIREGLEGVEHLVVIGGEALPDTRSYDTLIAGYPATRPEMNFLASLNPYTGGTTGIPKSSNLYDSLSFALSDLAEAPRETFENFLPYTSRALSYFYWFGGDRICDPVSRNIRTLIATPVYHAGTAAGWAPCFLLGATGVFMRRFDAEEWLRLIDTERINWAFVAPTILQRVLALPDEVRRKYDLSHMRSLICAAAPCPPQVKRDINALFMQQGAPGPVFSEYYGSSETAIITILLPQDYEEKPQRINSVGKARCGDLGIYIEEEGRWAKPQEVGKVMGRTASTLTLRYPGSEEKLHESLRIIDGKEWYDDGLLGYLDKDGFLYLTGRLKEMIITGGVNIYPLEIEGVILRYPAVFDAAVVSMPHPDLGEVAVACVQLHEGAEASEEEILAFCREYGLHGYLLPAKVEILEELPRHIDGKIIKRELEKRYWKDVERKG
- a CDS encoding CoA-binding protein, whose protein sequence is MERIFEAQSVAVVGVSERPGNLGGYILQNLMAWEYGGRIYCVNPKGGEAYGHRLYTSVSDLPEPVDLGVVIVPAPAVPGIVEECGRRGITRLAIPSGGFEEFAEGGSELRDALVAAARRHGIRFVGPNCLTVINAHTGLCLPFVPIPPDLPRGSVSIIAQSGGIGLDLLARLKDENTGFAKFVSIGNKTDLDEVDYLQYLGRDPATRVICMYLEDVERGRELLETARGIDKPVLLYKANVEPLTRESARSHTAALANDDAVLDGALRQAGIRRVGRLAELAGYAKVFSLPPLRGNRVALVSPTGGILVLASDQCARRGFVFPPLPSSLVADIKEHLRAGVIDITNPVDLGDVHDAEARVYIVDRLMEQDFIDGVIMLLISRMASGEVSTGGIHGLRKNILPDLEALVRKHDKPLVFSLLATGDVRYNARRTVSLPIFDDAEEAVDAAAVLRDFSLRRAR